The following proteins are co-located in the Flammeovirga kamogawensis genome:
- a CDS encoding sodium-dependent transporter, producing MSVQEKGEQFSSKWGVILASLGMAIGAGNLWRFPRLAGQYGGTFIILWFLFLFIWSIPILLSEFSIGKKFKHGVISSFAQAAGEKYTWMGFFITLCTLGITFYYSVVTAWGLRYVGLSTSLLNDEEALEGLNQDFLEVYWQGISTGSYLTVGIHIGVVIFAVFMLYKGIQQGLEKVNKILIPSLLFLMLLVAAVALSTDNGPKGLEYMFHIDTSLFFNSKVWIEAVTQSAWSTGAGWGLMLTIASYSRDKEDVTFNILVSGIGNNLASLIAGVAILPSVFAIASSDAQAISYLQSGNTALTFTIIPLLFAKIPYGEVLGVVFFVAFTMAAFSSLISMVELCIRTFTDLKFNRTKASIITGGLCIVFGLPSAMSLNFFSNQDWVWGLGLLISGLFINFAVQRNGVGKFKEEYIDKDSSIIIPTVFYKIAMYLNIGIGVFLIWWWMSQGYSANPWFKDGVWNFFDVYSNATIVTQWGAVILIGILLNKWLYKKFVK from the coding sequence ATGTCAGTTCAAGAAAAAGGAGAACAATTTAGTAGTAAATGGGGAGTGATTTTAGCTTCCTTAGGAATGGCTATAGGTGCTGGTAACCTATGGAGGTTTCCAAGGTTGGCTGGCCAATATGGAGGAACCTTTATAATTTTATGGTTCCTTTTTTTATTTATATGGTCAATTCCCATTCTTTTATCTGAGTTTTCTATAGGTAAAAAGTTTAAACATGGTGTGATTTCATCTTTTGCACAGGCAGCCGGAGAAAAGTACACATGGATGGGCTTTTTTATCACTTTATGTACTCTTGGAATTACATTTTATTATTCTGTTGTAACTGCATGGGGCTTAAGGTATGTAGGTTTGTCAACTTCACTTTTAAATGATGAAGAAGCGTTAGAAGGTTTAAATCAGGATTTTTTAGAAGTGTATTGGCAGGGTATATCAACAGGAAGTTATCTTACAGTAGGTATACATATAGGTGTAGTTATTTTTGCTGTATTTATGTTGTATAAAGGGATTCAGCAAGGCCTTGAAAAAGTAAATAAAATACTTATTCCTTCCTTATTATTTTTGATGTTGTTAGTAGCAGCAGTAGCTCTATCTACAGATAATGGTCCAAAAGGATTAGAATACATGTTTCATATAGATACTTCTTTGTTTTTTAACTCTAAGGTATGGATAGAAGCGGTAACTCAATCTGCTTGGAGCACAGGTGCAGGATGGGGTTTAATGCTTACCATTGCGTCTTACTCAAGAGATAAAGAAGATGTTACTTTTAATATTTTAGTGAGTGGAATAGGAAATAACCTCGCTTCTTTAATAGCAGGTGTAGCAATTTTACCTTCAGTATTTGCCATCGCCTCTTCAGATGCACAAGCAATTTCTTATCTGCAATCCGGGAATACAGCATTAACGTTTACAATTATCCCATTGTTATTTGCAAAAATTCCTTATGGAGAAGTATTAGGAGTTGTGTTTTTTGTAGCTTTTACAATGGCAGCATTTAGTTCTTTAATAAGTATGGTAGAGTTGTGTATTAGAACATTTACCGACTTAAAATTTAATAGAACAAAAGCGAGTATTATAACTGGAGGGTTATGTATTGTATTTGGTTTACCTTCAGCAATGTCATTAAATTTCTTTTCTAATCAGGATTGGGTTTGGGGGTTAGGTTTATTAATATCAGGTCTTTTTATAAATTTTGCAGTACAAAGAAATGGAGTAGGCAAATTTAAAGAAGAGTATATTGATAAAGATTCTAGCATTATTATTCCTACTGTTTTTTATAAAATAGCAATGTATTTAAACATTGGCATTGGAGTATTTCTAATTTGGTGGTGGATGTCTCAAGGATATTCTGCTAATCCTTGGTTTAAAGATGGCGTGTGGAATTTCTTTGATGTATACTCTAATGCAACAATAGTAACACAATGGGGCGCTGTAATATTAATAGGGATTCTATTAAACAAATGGCTCTATAAGAAGTTTGTAAAGTAG
- a CDS encoding TM2 domain-containing protein, giving the protein MKSTLVAYLLWFFVGVLGIHRFYLGKTTSGIVYLLTGGLFGIGWIIDLFLVGGMVDEANYKAGNIAAMQKMLYEDN; this is encoded by the coding sequence ATGAAATCAACTTTAGTAGCTTATTTATTGTGGTTTTTTGTGGGTGTTTTAGGTATCCATCGTTTCTATCTAGGTAAAACCACTTCAGGTATTGTTTATTTACTTACCGGAGGACTTTTTGGAATTGGTTGGATTATAGATTTATTTCTTGTTGGAGGAATGGTTGATGAGGCCAATTACAAAGCAGGAAATATAGCAGCAATGCAAAAAATGCTTTACGAAGATAATTAA
- the ispE gene encoding 4-(cytidine 5'-diphospho)-2-C-methyl-D-erythritol kinase yields the protein MISFPNAKINIGLAITGKREDGFHDIASCFYPVEWTDILEIIPSDQLEFTSSGIEIPGSTEGNLCLQAYTILKQDFDIPPVKIHLHKVIPIGAGLGGGSADGAFALKMLNDLFKLSIADEQLEEYAGRMGSDCPFFIKNKPVWVTGRGELFDSIALDLSNKFIVLVNPSIHISTKEAYSGVNPQPLSFNLKDVLENDFNNWEGKVYNDFEHGLFKTYTVLPQLKDQLYNLGAKYASMTGSGSTVFGVFDQIPNLDCFKDYMVWSGKL from the coding sequence ATGATTTCGTTTCCAAACGCGAAAATCAATATAGGATTGGCAATTACAGGAAAAAGAGAAGATGGCTTTCATGATATCGCTTCTTGTTTTTACCCTGTTGAATGGACTGATATATTAGAAATAATACCTAGTGATCAACTTGAGTTTACAAGCTCAGGAATTGAAATACCAGGTAGTACAGAAGGTAACTTATGTCTTCAGGCTTACACTATTTTAAAACAAGATTTTGATATACCTCCTGTCAAAATTCATCTTCATAAAGTTATTCCAATTGGAGCAGGTTTAGGCGGAGGGTCAGCTGATGGTGCATTTGCATTAAAAATGCTAAATGATCTTTTTAAATTATCTATTGCTGATGAACAATTAGAAGAATATGCAGGTAGAATGGGAAGTGATTGTCCGTTTTTTATCAAAAATAAGCCAGTTTGGGTAACAGGTAGAGGCGAATTATTTGATTCAATAGCATTAGACCTCTCAAATAAATTTATTGTTTTAGTAAACCCATCAATACATATTTCAACTAAAGAAGCATATTCAGGTGTTAACCCTCAACCTTTGTCATTTAATCTAAAAGATGTTTTAGAGAATGATTTTAACAATTGGGAAGGAAAAGTATATAATGATTTTGAGCATGGGTTATTTAAGACATATACTGTATTGCCTCAATTAAAAGATCAATTATATAACTTAGGAGCAAAATACGCGAGTATGACTGGTTCAGGCTCAACGGTTTTTGGTGTATTTGATCAAATACCTAATTTAGATTGCTTTAAAGATTATATGGTTTGGAGTGGTAAACTTTGA
- a CDS encoding fumarate reductase/succinate dehydrogenase flavoprotein subunit — protein MSLESKIPAGPLATKWEQHKFNVKLVNPSNKRKFDIIVVGTGLAGASAAATLAELGYNVHSFCFQDSPRRAHSIAAQGGINAAKNYQNDGDSVYRLFYDTIKGGDYRSREANVHRLAEVSTEIIDQCVAQGVPFARDYGGLLDNRSFGGAQVSRTFYARGQTGQQLLLGAYSALSKMVASGKVKMHTRKEMLDVVTIDGAAKGIVTRDLVTGKVESHAGHAVLLCTGGYGNVFYLSTNAMASNGSAAWRAYKKGAKFANPCFTQIHPTCIPVHGEYQSKLTLMSESLRNDGRVWVPKDKKNFKILAKDAAKLAEEDRDYYLERRYPSFGNLVPRDVASRNAKMVCDEGRGVGVTGLAVFLDFADAIKRDGKETIAAKYGNLFDMYKQITNDDPYTMPMMIYPAVHYTMGGLWVDYNLSTNVPGLYALGEANFSDHGANRLGASALMQGLADGYFVIPYTIGDYIATLPLGKKVDINNPAFAEAEKAAKARIEKLLTIKGNQTPDDLHKKLGHIMWEYCGMSRNKAGLEKARGMIQELRKEFQKDLKVIGTNEELNMTLEKALRLEDFLELGELMVIDAHNREESCGGHFREESQTEEGEALRQDDKFTYVSAWGYKGDDQDPELTKEELIFENVKLTQRSYK, from the coding sequence ATGTCATTAGAATCAAAAATCCCAGCGGGCCCATTGGCTACCAAATGGGAACAACATAAATTTAATGTAAAGCTTGTTAACCCATCAAACAAAAGAAAGTTTGATATTATTGTAGTGGGTACAGGTTTAGCAGGTGCTTCTGCAGCTGCAACATTAGCTGAACTTGGATATAACGTACACTCGTTTTGTTTCCAAGATTCACCAAGAAGAGCACACTCTATTGCAGCTCAAGGTGGTATTAATGCAGCAAAAAATTACCAAAATGATGGTGACTCAGTTTACCGTTTATTTTACGATACAATTAAAGGTGGAGATTACAGATCACGTGAAGCAAATGTTCACCGTTTAGCTGAAGTGTCTACTGAAATTATTGACCAATGTGTAGCTCAAGGTGTTCCTTTTGCTCGTGATTATGGTGGGTTATTAGATAACCGTTCGTTTGGTGGTGCTCAGGTATCTCGTACGTTCTATGCTCGTGGTCAAACAGGACAACAATTATTATTAGGTGCATATTCAGCGTTATCTAAAATGGTAGCTTCTGGTAAAGTAAAAATGCACACACGTAAAGAAATGCTTGATGTAGTTACTATTGATGGTGCTGCTAAAGGTATTGTAACACGTGACTTAGTAACTGGTAAAGTAGAATCTCATGCGGGTCATGCAGTATTGCTTTGTACTGGTGGATACGGTAACGTATTCTATCTTTCTACAAATGCAATGGCATCAAATGGTTCTGCAGCGTGGAGAGCATACAAGAAAGGAGCAAAATTTGCTAACCCTTGTTTCACTCAAATTCACCCTACTTGTATTCCTGTACATGGTGAGTACCAATCGAAATTGACATTAATGTCAGAATCGTTACGTAATGATGGCCGTGTTTGGGTACCAAAAGATAAAAAGAATTTCAAAATCTTAGCGAAGGATGCTGCAAAGCTTGCTGAAGAAGATAGAGATTATTACTTAGAAAGAAGATACCCTTCATTCGGTAACTTAGTACCTCGTGACGTTGCATCTCGTAACGCAAAAATGGTATGTGACGAAGGAAGAGGTGTTGGAGTAACAGGTTTAGCTGTATTCTTGGACTTTGCTGACGCAATCAAGCGTGATGGTAAAGAAACAATTGCGGCTAAATATGGTAACTTATTCGATATGTATAAGCAAATCACTAATGATGACCCTTATACAATGCCAATGATGATTTATCCAGCAGTTCACTATACAATGGGTGGTCTTTGGGTAGATTATAACTTGTCTACTAACGTACCAGGTTTATATGCTTTAGGAGAGGCTAACTTCTCTGATCATGGTGCTAACAGATTGGGTGCATCAGCATTAATGCAAGGTCTTGCGGATGGTTATTTTGTAATTCCTTACACTATTGGTGATTACATTGCAACTTTACCGTTAGGTAAGAAAGTTGATATTAATAATCCTGCATTTGCTGAAGCTGAAAAAGCTGCAAAAGCGCGTATTGAAAAATTATTAACTATCAAGGGTAATCAAACACCAGACGATCTTCATAAAAAATTAGGTCATATTATGTGGGAATACTGTGGTATGTCTCGTAATAAGGCTGGTTTGGAAAAAGCTCGTGGTATGATTCAAGAATTACGTAAGGAATTCCAAAAAGATCTTAAAGTAATCGGTACTAACGAAGAGTTAAACATGACGCTTGAAAAAGCATTACGTTTAGAAGACTTCTTAGAATTGGGTGAGTTGATGGTAATCGATGCACACAACCGTGAAGAATCTTGTGGAGGTCACTTCCGTGAAGAATCACAAACTGAAGAGGGTGAAGCACTTCGTCAAGACGATAAATTCACTTACGTATCAGCTTGGGGTTACAAAGGAGATGATCAAGATCCTGAGTTAACGAAAGAAGAATTAATCTTCGAAAACGTAAAATTAACTCAACGTAGTTACAAGTAA
- a CDS encoding succinate dehydrogenase/fumarate reductase iron-sulfur subunit: MNIKLKIWRQAGENKPGKFESYTVNDVSEDMSFLEMLDVLNENELKDGRDPIHFDHDCREGICGMCSLYINGKPHGPKHGITTCQLHMRTFSDGETIVVEPWRASAFPVLKDLMVDRTSFERIMQAGGYVTVNTGGVPDANEIAIPKTVADEAMDAAQCIGCGACVAACKNASAMLFTAAKVSQLAVLPQGKAERKLRALAMVEQHDAEGFGACTNTGACEAVCPKEISITHIARLNREFTRAAFSGSETDYTN, encoded by the coding sequence ATTAATATTAAGCTTAAAATTTGGCGTCAGGCTGGTGAAAACAAGCCGGGTAAATTTGAGTCATATACAGTAAATGATGTATCAGAAGATATGTCATTCCTAGAAATGTTGGACGTTCTTAACGAGAACGAATTAAAAGACGGAAGAGATCCTATCCACTTTGATCACGATTGTCGTGAAGGTATTTGTGGTATGTGTTCTTTATACATCAATGGTAAACCTCACGGTCCAAAGCACGGTATTACAACTTGTCAGTTGCACATGCGTACTTTTTCTGATGGTGAAACTATTGTTGTTGAGCCTTGGAGAGCTTCTGCATTCCCAGTACTTAAAGACCTTATGGTTGACCGTACTTCATTCGAAAGAATTATGCAAGCTGGTGGTTACGTAACTGTAAATACAGGTGGTGTACCAGACGCAAACGAAATCGCTATCCCAAAAACTGTTGCTGATGAAGCAATGGATGCGGCACAGTGTATCGGTTGTGGTGCTTGTGTTGCTGCTTGTAAAAATGCTTCTGCAATGTTATTTACTGCAGCTAAAGTATCTCAATTAGCAGTATTGCCACAAGGTAAAGCAGAGCGTAAGCTACGTGCTTTAGCAATGGTTGAGCAACACGATGCTGAAGGATTTGGTGCTTGTACTAATACAGGTGCTTGTGAGGCTGTTTGTCCGAAAGAAATCTCTATTACTCATATCGCAAGATTGAACAGAGAATTTACACGTGCAGCATTCTCAGGATCTGAAACAGATTACACGAACTAA
- a CDS encoding GNAT family N-acetyltransferase, producing MEVKLRTLKKSDREQITELINNKKIVDNLRDDIPHPYSLEDADYFIDFTQKQSPAENFGIITENQELCGVISLKRQSDIFRMTAEVGYWIGEKYWKEGIASKAVRLITKYGFEELQLERIYAGVFGYNTASMKVLEKNGYTKEGISRNSIIKNNIIHDQHIFSKLKNEH from the coding sequence ATGGAAGTTAAATTGAGAACACTAAAGAAAAGTGATAGAGAACAAATCACTGAACTAATCAATAATAAAAAAATAGTGGATAACCTTAGAGATGATATTCCACATCCATACAGCCTGGAAGATGCTGATTATTTTATAGATTTTACACAAAAACAATCACCAGCCGAAAATTTTGGAATTATTACAGAGAACCAAGAATTATGTGGAGTAATAAGTTTAAAACGGCAAAGTGATATATTCAGGATGACAGCTGAAGTAGGTTATTGGATTGGAGAAAAATATTGGAAAGAAGGTATAGCTTCTAAAGCTGTACGTCTGATAACCAAATATGGTTTTGAAGAGCTCCAACTTGAAAGGATATATGCTGGTGTTTTTGGGTACAATACAGCATCTATGAAAGTACTTGAAAAGAATGGATATACAAAAGAAGGTATTTCTAGGAACTCTATTATTAAAAATAACATAATCCATGATCAACATATTTTTTCAAAACTCAAAAATGAACATTAA
- a CDS encoding outer membrane beta-barrel protein, with protein sequence MKKSIFILLFTFFSVNIFAQNKLVSIGVGGGATFMSTNVTLEHGPLKSDAVGGNYFFNGFFNVTPKLSLGVEYEKALGLLTHDNNTISNERTKVNNFSFKMKYYLTETKIRPYVGFGVGRYTFIPGKYEIDPMKLITTNNLSSLSVTEDQKSSAVGYVPEIGLDLAFFQLAVLYHIVPEFELTKGNKKFDTEYKSLEFRASINIGLISR encoded by the coding sequence ATGAAGAAGTCGATATTTATTCTACTGTTTACATTCTTTAGTGTAAACATTTTTGCTCAAAATAAACTTGTCTCAATTGGAGTAGGAGGCGGAGCTACCTTTATGTCTACAAATGTAACTTTAGAACATGGACCATTAAAAAGTGATGCTGTAGGTGGAAATTATTTTTTTAATGGATTCTTTAATGTTACACCTAAACTTTCTTTAGGTGTTGAATATGAAAAAGCCTTAGGTTTATTAACGCACGATAATAACACAATTTCAAATGAAAGAACTAAAGTGAATAACTTTTCTTTTAAGATGAAGTATTACCTAACAGAAACAAAAATAAGACCTTACGTAGGGTTTGGTGTAGGTAGATATACTTTTATACCTGGTAAATATGAGATTGATCCAATGAAACTTATTACAACAAATAACTTGAGTTCTTTGAGTGTAACAGAAGATCAAAAGTCATCTGCAGTTGGTTATGTTCCTGAAATAGGTTTAGATCTTGCTTTTTTTCAATTAGCAGTTCTTTATCATATCGTTCCAGAATTTGAGTTAACAAAGGGAAATAAGAAGTTTGATACTGAATATAAGAGCTTAGAATTTAGAGCTTCTATTAATATTGGTTTAATAAGTAGATAA
- a CDS encoding succinate dehydrogenase cytochrome b subunit has protein sequence MSWGKTLGSSIGKKIMMSLSGILLILFLAGHVSGNMTLLMGKAEAFNVYAHFMSTNPIVQVIANVFKLFFLAHIFYAIALIMQNKKARGNKAYDQTNKDGTTVSKYMGVLGTVIAVFLVVHLAQYWAVMHELRGTIGTVTYDGVVMKDLYSVVAASYANPIIVGAYVVCMFVLAFHLWHGFASAFQTLGWASKRWTPIISFIGKAYSIIVPVLFGLIPVVMFLRG, from the coding sequence ATGAGTTGGGGAAAAACGTTGGGCAGTTCAATAGGAAAGAAGATTATGATGTCTCTTTCTGGAATATTGCTCATCTTATTTTTAGCTGGACACGTGTCTGGTAACATGACATTACTTATGGGAAAAGCAGAAGCATTTAATGTTTATGCACATTTTATGTCAACTAATCCTATAGTACAAGTAATTGCAAATGTATTTAAGTTATTCTTCTTAGCACACATTTTTTATGCTATTGCATTAATTATGCAAAATAAGAAAGCTAGAGGAAATAAAGCTTACGATCAAACAAACAAAGATGGTACAACAGTTTCTAAATACATGGGTGTATTAGGTACTGTAATTGCAGTTTTCTTGGTTGTTCACTTAGCACAATATTGGGCAGTAATGCACGAATTAAGAGGTACTATTGGTACTGTTACTTATGACGGTGTAGTTATGAAAGACCTTTACAGTGTTGTTGCGGCATCTTATGCTAACCCTATTATTGTAGGTGCATATGTAGTATGTATGTTTGTTCTTGCATTCCACTTATGGCATGGATTTGCTAGTGCTTTCCAAACTTTAGGATGGGCTAGTAAAAGATGGACACCAATCATTTCTTTTATTGGTAAAGCATATTCTATCATAGTTCCTGTGTTATTTGGATTGATTCCAGTTGTAATGTTTTTAAGAGGATAA
- a CDS encoding helix-turn-helix domain-containing protein yields MEVINLPNYFKPDIPSPHYVYDYQSSIECMKQMVALQQNTFSFLIEGRKEVFADKTNITIENSNFLLMKMGTCLMTEKPPTTLENYRSILFFFSNKALLKFIQKNKIEHLKSCTNQSIYSFQYDDFLATFVQSLIQISKLETQMQSKLLELKFEELMTYLIETKGLDFIFSLLSNINSHTQHFNEIIEANKLNKLTINELAFLSNMSVSSFKREFEKQFKSSPSKWFQDQRLEYAAFMLRSNSKRPSDIYEEVGYENLSNFIQAFKNKFGITPKKYQLERTLITTF; encoded by the coding sequence ATGGAAGTAATTAATTTGCCAAATTATTTTAAACCTGACATCCCTTCTCCTCACTATGTTTATGACTACCAAAGTTCAATAGAATGTATGAAGCAGATGGTAGCATTACAACAAAATACTTTTAGCTTTTTAATTGAAGGACGAAAAGAAGTATTTGCAGATAAAACAAATATTACCATAGAAAACTCTAACTTCTTATTAATGAAAATGGGTACTTGCTTAATGACAGAGAAACCCCCTACCACCTTAGAAAACTATAGAAGTATACTTTTTTTCTTTTCTAACAAAGCACTCTTAAAGTTTATACAAAAAAATAAAATTGAACACTTGAAAAGTTGCACTAACCAGTCAATATATTCCTTTCAATATGATGATTTCTTAGCAACATTTGTTCAAAGTTTAATTCAGATTAGTAAGCTTGAAACACAAATGCAATCAAAACTTTTAGAATTAAAGTTTGAAGAATTAATGACTTATCTGATAGAAACTAAAGGTCTTGATTTTATTTTTTCTTTACTTTCAAATATCAATAGTCATACACAACATTTTAATGAAATTATTGAGGCTAATAAATTAAATAAACTTACAATTAATGAACTTGCTTTCTTGTCGAATATGAGTGTATCCTCCTTTAAAAGAGAATTTGAAAAGCAATTTAAAAGCTCTCCTAGTAAATGGTTTCAAGACCAAAGGTTAGAATATGCAGCTTTTATGTTAAGAAGTAATAGTAAGCGACCTTCTGACATCTATGAAGAGGTTGGATACGAAAATCTATCAAATTTTATACAAGCCTTTAAAAACAAGTTTGGTATAACACCTAAAAAATATCAATTAGAGCGAACTTTAATAACTACTTTTTGA
- a CDS encoding YbhB/YbcL family Raf kinase inhibitor-like protein has protein sequence MRTSFLIITIMLTVTGVTFGQSTFTLSSNDLGGSATITEEFDGFGCTGKNQSPQLSWKNAPKGTKSFAITMYDPDAPTGSGWWHWVVFDIPSTTNELVTGAGNISLNLSPEGAIQSITNFGTKGYGGPCPPEGHGLHQYIFTVYALKTKSLGLDASTNPAVVGYYLWSNTLAKASIVTYYQRDKK, from the coding sequence ATGAGAACTTCATTCCTTATCATCACTATTATGCTAACAGTTACAGGCGTAACTTTTGGCCAATCTACATTTACGCTTTCTAGTAACGACTTAGGAGGGTCTGCCACCATTACAGAAGAATTTGATGGCTTTGGCTGTACTGGGAAAAATCAATCTCCACAACTTTCTTGGAAAAATGCTCCTAAAGGAACAAAAAGCTTTGCTATAACAATGTACGATCCAGATGCACCTACTGGAAGTGGATGGTGGCATTGGGTTGTTTTTGATATTCCATCAACTACTAATGAGTTAGTAACAGGTGCTGGTAATATTTCCCTTAATTTATCTCCAGAAGGAGCTATCCAGAGTATAACAAATTTTGGAACCAAAGGTTATGGTGGCCCCTGCCCTCCTGAAGGACATGGTTTACATCAATATATTTTTACAGTTTACGCATTAAAAACAAAGTCTCTTGGTTTAGATGCTTCTACTAATCCAGCAGTTGTTGGCTATTATTTATGGAGTAATACATTGGCGAAAGCAAGTATTGTCACATATTATCAAAGAGATAAAAAATAG